The sequence CGCCCGAAGTGAGAGCCCTTATGGTGCTACATCGGGCTCAGGTGATGCGAAGCAGGGCCGATCCCCATCCCATCCCGGCACCGAAGGCGGCCATCACCGTGAAACCTGGGTTTAGGCGGCCTTCAGCTTTGGCTTCCGCGGTAGCGATCAGCAGGGCGGCCGAGGAGGTATTTCCATAGCGGGCCAGGTTGAGATAGACCCGGTCTTCAGGAATTTGCAGGGCCAGGCCGATTTGCTTCAACAAGTTCACGTTTGCTTGATGAAAGAGCCAAAGGCCTACATCTGGGACCTTCAGGCCATTGCGATCCAGAAGCTCCGACAGGCTCTGGCGCAATTTGCGGTTGGCTTGAAGGATGACCGTGCGGCCGTTCATGGCGAGCGCAGCTTCGAATTCCAGGCTCAGTTCATCGGCGAACGTGCCATCGGACTGCATCCGCACATCCACCACGGTGATGGGGCCCTCCCCCGGCGCCACAATGCAGGCGCCCGCGCCATCGCCAAATAGAATGGCGGTCTCCTTGACGCGCGGCTGTCGAAGCATGATCTCGCTCATTCGCTCGGCGCCGACCACCAGGATCGGGCCATAGCGATGGCAAAGCTCGGCCGCCGTGGCCAGGGCGAAAAAACCGCCCACGCTGGCCAGGTGGATATCAAAGGCCGGTATTCCGTTCACCTCGAGGCGCTGCTGAAGGCTGGCGCTGATTCCCGGGAACTGCCGGTGCGGCGTTCCGCTACCCACGATGATTCCGCCTAGATCGGACGGAGCCAGGCCTGCATCCGCCAAGCAATTCCGCGCAGCTTGTTCGGCCAGATCGACGACCGATTCTTCGGGAGC comes from Holophagaceae bacterium and encodes:
- a CDS encoding ketoacyl-ACP synthase III codes for the protein MAHLLGFGAYLPGGVLDNAALAEEFGVEPSWILNACGIETRRIAAPEESVVDLAEQAARNCLADAGLAPSDLGGIIVGSGTPHRQFPGISASLQQRLEVNGIPAFDIHLASVGGFFALATAAELCHRYGPILVVGAERMSEIMLRQPRVKETAILFGDGAGACIVAPGEGPITVVDVRMQSDGTFADELSLEFEAALAMNGRTVILQANRKLRQSLSELLDRNGLKVPDVGLWLFHQANVNLLKQIGLALQIPEDRVYLNLARYGNTSSAALLIATAEAKAEGRLNPGFTVMAAFGAGMGWGSALLRIT